DNA from Polaribacter sp. NJDZ03:
ATATCTTTATAATCTGGTATACCATCTCCGTCTGTTGACGTAGGTGTGTTACCTGTATTTGCTGATGCAGGAATTCCGTTAGTTGATGGTGTAGTACCTACAACTCCATCTGCCATTCCATCACGATTTTCATCTTTACCACCAGATTCTATTACATCTGGAATACCATCATTATCTGAATCTAAATCTAAACGATTAGGAATACCATCTCCATCTGAATCTGTATTACATAATTGTCTTACTATAATGTCATCAATAGCTAAATCGTTTCCAAATATTGCTTTTGTATTGTTTCTGATTACAACAGTAATGTCGCTGTTATTTAATGTAGTTAAAGGAGCATTTGTACCGTAATATTTCCATGCATCTTTACTGCCTGCTTTTTCTCTAACAATGTTCCCTGTATTTACAGAAGGACCTAAAAGTTTTCCATTTTGCCAAAGTTCTATTTGTATGTTTGGTAAAACTCTAAGAGGATTATCATTAACGTTATTGTCAACATCTAAATTTAATACCCAAAAAGATACGTCTAAAAGAGCACCTGCGGTAACACCTTTTATTGTTTTTTGATAAATGACATCTGGTGTTGTACCTGCATTTACCATTAACATGTTATCTGCTGTTGGTGTTAAGCTACCACTTGTATGGTCTCCTAAAGTTTGCCATTGTCTATCTGCCCAACTTGCGGAGTTAGGGATGTTATTAAATACTGCGTAAAGATCATCTTGTAGATCACGACTGATATCATTACTACGTGGGTTTTTTAATTCTAAATATCTATAATCTGTAGTTGCCCCTCCAGATAAACGAGTACTAGTTGTAGCATTACCTACACCAAAATCTTCATTAAGTAAAGGAGTACCATAGATATCACAAATATCTTCATCAACATCTAAAATACCATCGTTGTCATCATCTAAATCACAAATATCGCTAATACCATCTCCGTCTGTATCTAAGTTACCAGAAGATTTTGCGTCACAACGGTTACCTACAGTGATGTCTTCATCATTAGAATCACCAAATTCATAATTTGTAATTACGGTATCATTTGGGGTTGTAACAGTAGCTGTTGCACTATTTTGGTATACTGCCAAAGGTTGGTTCATAGGTACATTTACATCAAAAATAATAGTAACACTTCCTTTACCATCAATATTAAATTTCCCCCAATTAAGCGTAGTATCTCCAACTTGTGGTTTTGTTGTAGAAGTTTGTTGAGCATCTTTTAATATAATATTAGCGCCAGATGCATAGGTAAAACCTGCTGGTAGAATATCTTTAGCTGTTACGCCTTTTAAATCTACATTGGTAGCATTTGTTAAAGTTATTTGGTAAGTACCATTTTCACCGATATTAACTTTAGGTGTGGTAGTTTTTTTAGTTACAACTAAACCTCCTGTTGGTATTTTTAATACAATTAAATCTAACATAATAAGATCTTGCCATGACCCTGCGTATAGATTTAAGTTGGTTGAACCTGCTGTAAAATTACTGTTTACAACATCTATATCCCAAGCTCCATAAGGGCTACCTGTATAAGCATTATTACCTGGAGCTGGGTCTGAAACCCCTCCTGAATTTGCAAAATCTATAGGGAAGTCTGCAAAGGCATTGTCTGAAACTTTAATACTTTCTCCGTCTATAGCTGCATCTCCTTGTAAAGAAGCTACAGATATACTACCTGCTACATCACCAGAATATACTTTGTAACCTGTTACAGGAACAGTAATATCTCCATATACAAAACCTTTTAAACCATCATATACATATACTTGATTGATACCTGGTTCAGCTGTTCTAGATTTATATACTACAAGCATTTGCCATGCTCTTACGTTTTCTTGAGAAAATGCACAAGCAGCATTAAAGTTATACAATACATTGCTATTTGTAGATGTTGAGATAACATCTGCAGTATACGTTCCAGAAGGGTTGGGTTGTGCTAATACTTCTGCAGTAATATCTGCTAAATAACCTTCGTATTGAGGACTTAAGGTATTAAACGGTACAGTTTCCTTATAACTTTTATCTCGTGTTATGGTTTTTGTGATTCCGTTAGGAAATTTAATAGGAATAGTTGTAGATAAAGGGTTATAGGATGTTAAACCAGTTCTACCATGTTTTACAAGAGCAAACCATTGTACGTATACTGCTTGTATTACTGCATCTGCAGGTATAGATAAATTAGCACTAGTAGCTCTTCCATTATTTTTTATACAAGTGTAAGTTGTTCCCGTTGTTTCGTATGAAACCTCACTATTACCAATTTGTTTGTAGGTAAGATTGGCTCCAGAAAACTTCTTGTAAAAATTAATATTATCATTGGTGTCGGGTCCTTGCGCACTAATAGAAAAGGAAGTGGCAAATAACAATACGGTAAGTATTGTTAAGCTTTTTAAGCTGTTGTTAAATAGGTGTTGAATTTCCCCAAATTCACATACCTGAAAAGTGTTTTTTTTCATGGTTTTTGTTTTATTGTTCTCTGGGGGAGTTGTTAAAATTGTAAAATACGTAGGGGGAATACGACATAATCTGCTTAGGGGCGCAGTTAAGTTGGCAAAATTAGTATTAAGTTAGCAAATGTACAAATATAATGTAAGAATTATTTATTGATTTTTACGGAGTAAATTTGAGGGTTTTTCTATGTTTGTTTATACTAGGTTAAATTAATTTAATGATTTGTAGCAATTATAAAACATCTAATTGTGCTTTTGCTATTGTGGTAGCATTCCTTAAATACAAAACACATAGAATGCTGTTTTTTAGTATATAATGGTGTGGTTGCTGAAAAAAATGATATAAAAAATCCTTACCTAAAATAGTTAAATTAATACATACATATATAATGTGTGAGTGTTTTTGTTACGATACGTAGTTTATAAAACGCATAAATAATAAGTTACTTTTTTGGGTTTAAAAGTCTATCTGAAAAAAAATAAAAAATAATAAAGAATTGTTTTAGAGAACTTGTAAATGAGGTAATTAAGAATTATCGCTGTTATAAACAGATGCTTCGGTAGAAAAAAGATAAAAGAAGAACAGTTTTACATTTAGAATTCTGTTTTTAATCTCTTTTTAGTTAAGGGAATTCATAATTATAGCTTTATTTTTTATCTGATTTTTAATAATTTATCATTTTTTTTATAAAAAATGCTATTTAGTTTGTTTGTTTCAATTTTATCTTTAGATTTGTCAGTATAAACAAAGAGAATACAAATGTTAAATAACTATTTTACTCGTTTCTATTTTTACTTTTACTTTTTTAGTAAGAGAGGAGACTTTGTATCATGTTTTTAAGTAACATTCATATCATATAAAGTCTCGAATTTCATTCGAGGCTTTTTTTTTGACATTATTTGTAATAGATGAATAAAATTATTGCCATACAGGGAGCAGAAGGCTCAAATCATCATAAAGTTGCACGCAACTTTTATGGAACCACTATACAATTAAAAGAATGTATGTCTTTTGATGAGTTGGTAGCTAGTTTAATAGACAATACCGCAGATTTGGGTATTATGGCTTTAGAGAATACCATTGCGGGTTCTATAATTCCTAATTATGCTTTAATTGATAATAATAATTTACACATAATAGATGAAGAATATTTAAATATTCATCATCACTTAATGGCTCTAAAAGGTCAGAAAATAGCAGATATTAAAGAAGTTTGGTCTCATCCAATGGCATTGTTACAATGTAAGGAGTTTTTTAAAAAATATCCACATATAAAACTAGTGGAAGATGTTGATACTGCTGAGGTTGCAAAAAGAATTTCGAAAGAAAACTTAGTTGGTATTGCAGCAATTGCACCTAAAATTGCAGCAGAAATATTTAGTTTAGAAATCCTTGAAGATAAACTTCAAACCATAAAAGATAATTCTACACGTTTTGTAATTGTACAAACTGCTAAACCAGAAGTTAATAAAGAAGTAAATAAAGCTTCTTTAAAATTTCAGTTGAATCATAAAAGAGGAAGTTTGGCTGCAATTTTAAATGTGTTGAGTGATTGTAAAATGAACTTAACCAAAATACAGTCTTTACCAGTGATAGAAACTCCGTGGAAATATTCATTTTTTGTAGATGTTACTTTTGAAGAATATAGTGAGTATGAAAAAGCAAAAGCGATTATAGAAATAATGGCAGAAGAATTCAAAATTTTAGGAGTTTATAAAAACGGTAGAAAATAGTATAGTTATGATACAACCAGCTAAAAGATTAGATACAGTGCAAGAATACTATTTCTCTAAAAAGTTAAGAGAAGTTAGAGGTTTAGTTGCAGCCGGAAAACCAATTATCAATATGGGAATTGGGTCTCCAGATTTGCAGCCACCAACAGAAGTTTTAGAAGCAATTCAGGGTAGTTTAAGTGATGTAAGTGCGCATAAATATCAATCGTATCAGGGCTTACCAGAATTAAGAAATGCAATAGCTACTTTTTATAAAAACAAATTTTCTGTAGATTCTAATCCAGAAAATGAGATTTTACCATTAATGGGCAGTAAAGAAGGAATTATGCATATTTCTATGGCTTTTTTAAACGAAGGCGATAAAGTATTAATTCCTAATCCTGGGTATCCAACATATACATCTGTTACGAAGTTAGTAGGAGCAGAGCCTTTGTTTTATAATTTAAGTGATAAAACTAATTGGCAACCAGATTTTACAGCATTAGAAGCACAAGATTTGAGTGATGTAAAAATTATGTGGGTCAATTATCCGCACATGCCAACAGGAACAAATGCAACGTTAGAAACGTTTGAAAAACTAGTGGCTTTTGGTAAAAAACATCATATTTTAATTATAAATGACAATCCGTATAGCTTTATTTTAAACGATAAGCCTATTAGTATTTTACAAGTAGAAGGCGCAAAAGACATTGCTTTAGAATTAAATTCTTTAAGTAAGACTTTTAATATGGCAGGTTG
Protein-coding regions in this window:
- a CDS encoding prephenate dehydratase translates to MNKIIAIQGAEGSNHHKVARNFYGTTIQLKECMSFDELVASLIDNTADLGIMALENTIAGSIIPNYALIDNNNLHIIDEEYLNIHHHLMALKGQKIADIKEVWSHPMALLQCKEFFKKYPHIKLVEDVDTAEVAKRISKENLVGIAAIAPKIAAEIFSLEILEDKLQTIKDNSTRFVIVQTAKPEVNKEVNKASLKFQLNHKRGSLAAILNVLSDCKMNLTKIQSLPVIETPWKYSFFVDVTFEEYSEYEKAKAIIEIMAEEFKILGVYKNGRK
- a CDS encoding pyridoxal phosphate-dependent aminotransferase translates to MIQPAKRLDTVQEYYFSKKLREVRGLVAAGKPIINMGIGSPDLQPPTEVLEAIQGSLSDVSAHKYQSYQGLPELRNAIATFYKNKFSVDSNPENEILPLMGSKEGIMHISMAFLNEGDKVLIPNPGYPTYTSVTKLVGAEPLFYNLSDKTNWQPDFTALEAQDLSDVKIMWVNYPHMPTGTNATLETFEKLVAFGKKHHILIINDNPYSFILNDKPISILQVEGAKDIALELNSLSKTFNMAGWRVGMVLGNATFINEILKVKSNMDSGMFYGIQKGAIEALQLSDDWFLAQNKIYEERRNLIWQLADKLDAVYDKNSTGLFVWAKIPEGKKSEEVTDGVLYDNDIFITPGTIFGSQGEGYIRFSLCVTTDIIKEAISRF